agacctccgacaagtttcttgagcctgcaaactaagggagaaaagctcaatcgttgagcatgtgctcagattgtctgagtaccacaatcgcttgaatcgagtgggagttaatctcccagatgagatagtgatggttctccatagtcactgccaccaagctagtagagcttcgtgatgaactataacatatcagggatagttatgatgatccttgagctattcgcgatgtttgacaccgcgaaagtagaaatcaagaaagagcatcaattgttgatggttagtaaaaccactagtttctagaagggcaagggcaaaagggatacttcatgaaatagcaaatcgtttgctgctctagtgaagaatcccaaggttgaacccaaacccgagactaagtgcttctgtaatgaggggaacggtcactgaagcagtactaccctagatacttggtagatgagaaggcaggcaaggtcgacagaagtatattggatatacattatatgaatgtgtactttactagtactcctagcagcaccagggtattagataccggttcggttgctaagtgttagtaactcgaaataaaagctgcggaataaatggagactagctaaaggtgagatgacgatgtgtgttggaagtgtttccaaggttgatgtgatcaagcatcgcatgctccctctaccatcgagattggtgtttgggTTGAGcacaaacatgattggattatgtttatcgcaatacggttattcatttaaggagaataatggttactctgtttatttgaataataccttcaatggtcttgcacctaaaatgaatctcgatcgtagtgatacacatgttcatgccaaaagatataagatagtaccacatacttgtggcactgccacttgagtcatattgatatagaacgcatgaagaagctccatgtagatggatctttggactcactcgtttttgaaaagaatgagacatgcgaaccatgtctattggtatatatgcatgaagaaactccatgcagatggatcgtttggactcacttgattttgaatcacttgagacatgcaaatcataccacatgggcaagatgactgaaaatcctcgttttcagtaagatggaacaagagagcaacttattggaagtaatacattttgatgtatgcagtccaatgagtgatgaggcatgcagtggatatcgttatgttcttacttcacagatgatttgagtagatgctaagtgtatttacttgatgaaacacaagtctgaattattgaaaggttcaagtaatttcagagtgaagttgaagatcgtcgtgacaagaggataaaatgtctgtgatatgatcatagagatgagtatctgagttacgagtttggcacacaattaagacattgtggaaagtgtttcacaattaataccgcctggaacaccattgtgtgatggtgtgtccgaacatcataactgcaccctattggatatggtgcatgccatgatgtctcttatggaATTACCACtaccgtttatgggttaggcattagagacaaccgcattcactttaaatagggcaccacgcaattccgctgagacgacaccgattagagaaacctaagttgtcgtttcttaaaagtttggggctgcgatgcttatgtgaaaaagtttcaggctgataagctcgaacccaaagcggataaatgcatcttcatagaaaacccaaaacagttgggtatacctcctatttcagatctggaagcaaaagtaattgcttctagaaacgagtcctttctcgaggaaaagtttctctcgaaagaattgagtgggaggatggtggagacttgataaggttattgaaccgtcacttcaactagtgtgtagcagggcacaggaagttgttcctgtggcacctacaccaattgaagtggaagcttatgatagtgatcatgaaacttcagatcaagtcactaccaaacctcgtaggacgacgaggatgcgtgctacttcagagtggcacgtgatcctgtctgagatatcatgttgttggataatactgaacctacgagctatggagaagcgatggtgggcccatattccgacaaatggttagaagccatgaaatccgagataaatggatctttaagaagaagacagacgtggacggtaatgttaccgtctatgaagctcgacttgtggctaagagtatttccacaagttcaaggagttgactacgatgagattgtctcgtccgtagcgatgcttaagtctgtcggaatcttgttagcattagctgcatttatgaaatctggcagatggatgtcaaaacaagtttccttaccagttttcgtaaggaaaggttgtatgtgatacaatcagaaaggttttgtcgatcctaaggatgctaaaaggtatgctagctccagcgatccttccatggactagagcaagcatctcggagtcagaatataagctttgatggagcgatcaaagtttttgggtttatacaaggtttgttagaaacttgtatttacaataaagtgagtgggagcgctacaaaatttctgataagtatatgtgaatgacatattgttgatccgaaatgatgtaaaatttctggaaagcataaagggttgtttgaaaggagtttttcaaaggaagacctggataaagctgcttacatattgggcatcaagatctatagagatagatcaagacgcctgatgatactttcaaagaacgcacaccttgacatgattttgaaagagttcaaaatagatcagcaaagaaggagttcttggctgtgttacaaggtgtgagtattgagtaagactcaagacctgaccacagcagaagagagagaaaggacgaaggtcgtcccctatgctttagacgtaggctctacagtatgctatgctgtgtaccgcacatgaagtgtgccttgccatgagttggtcaaggggtacaatagtgatccgggaatggatcacatgagagcggtcgaacttatccttagtatctagtggactaaggaattttctcgattatggaggtgaaaaggagtttgtcgtaaagggttacgtcgatgcgaactttgacactaatccggatgactctgagtagtaaaccggattcgtatagtagagcagttatttgaaatggctccaagtagcgcgtgatagcatccacaagatgacataaatATTCGTAAAGCACGCACGGATCTGAAAGgatcagacccgttgactaataacctctctcactagcataacatgatcaaaccagaactcattgagtgttaatcacatagagatgtgaactagattgttgactctagtaaactcttgggtgttggtcgcatggtgatgtgacctgtgagtgttaatcacatggtgatgtgaactagattattgactctagtgcaagtgggagactgttggaaatatgcgctagaggcaataataaattggttattattatatttccttgttcatgataaacgtttattatccatgctagaattgtattgataggaaacccagatacatgtgtggatacatagacaacaccatgtccctagtaagcctctacttgactagctcgttgatcaatagatggttacggtttcctgaccatggacattggatgtcgttgataacgggatcacatcattaggagaatgatgtgatggacaagacccaatcctaagcctagcacaagatcgtgtagttcgtttgctcagagcttttctaatgtcaagtatcagttccttagaccatgagattgcgcaactcccggatactgtaggaatgctttgggtgtaccaaacgtcacaacgtaactgggtggctataaaggtgcactacaggtatctccgaaagtgtctgttgggttggcacgaatcgagactgggatttgtcactccatgtaaacggagaggtatctctgggcccactcggtaggaaatcatcataatgtgcacaatgtgaccaaggagttgatcacgggatgatgtgagttacggaacgagtaaagagacttgccggtaacgagattgaacaaggtatagggataccgacgatcgaatctcgggcaagtaacatatcgatagacaaagggaattgcatacgggattgattgaatccccgacatcgtggttcatccgatgagatcatcgtggaacatgtgggagccaacatgggtatccagatcccgctgttggttattgaccggagaacgtctcggtcatgtctgcatggttcccgaacccgtagggtctacacacttaaggttcgatgacgctagggttatagggaaaagatatacgtggttaccgaatgttgttaggagtcccggatgagatcccggacgtcacgaggagttctggaatggtccggaggtaaatatttatatatgggaagtcctgttttggtcaccggaaaagtttcgggtgctatcggtaatgtaccgggaccaccgggagggtccggggggtccaccaggtggggccaccggccccagagggctgcgtgggccaagtgtgggaggggaccagccccaggtgggctggtgcgcccccccacaagaggcccagggcgcaggaaggggggaagggggaaaccctaggcacagatgggccttaggcccatctagtggggcgccccctccccccttggccgccccccccaagccccatctagggttggccgcaccccttgggggaggaaccctagatgggggcgcaaccCTTCCCTTCCCttatatatattggggttttggggatgccatacacatgagaacgtctctctttcggcgcagccctacccctctccctcctcctcctctcccgcggtgcttggcgaagccctgcgggattgccacgctcctccatcaccaccatgccgttgtgctgctgctggacggagtcttccccaacctctccctctctccttgctggatcaaggcgtgggagacgtcaccgggctgcacgtgtgttgaacgcggaggcgccgtggttcggcgcttagatcggaatcaaccgcgatctgaatcgctacaagtacgactccttcatccgcgttcttgcaacgcttccgcatcgcgatctacaagggtatgtagatccactccccttcccctcgttgctagagtactccatagattgatcttggtgatgcgtagaaaattttgaatttctgctacgttccccaacacacaaaggggcgcgcgcgcacacacacacacagagagagagagagagagagagagagatcacgcCGAAAAATGAAAAATTCATAGAAAACCGAAGCTATGCCTGAGTCTGATTCTTTTTCagactcttcttcttcatctgggTCGGAAACTTCGTCTTCAGAGTCCAGTTCCTTCCCAATGTAAGCCTTGGCCTTGTGAGAGTTGTTTCTTCGTTTGTAAGTAGACTTTAAAGGAGTTCTCGAAGAAGATCTAGAGGTGGACTTGAAGGAAGagttgtccttcttcttgaagaacttatTGATCTTCTTTTCACCATCTAAGTCGTAGTTCTTACTCTTGCCCTTCCATGCTTGCTACTGCCCGAGTCAAATCTTCCACTGGCTCGTATTTCACCTTCCTAGAGAGGATAGACAAAAATGAAGTGTTCCGGCTTCTTGCATTTAAAACAAGTGTAGTCTTTCATAGGTTTTGACGAGGACTTGGAATTGTCCGAGTTGCTTGAGCCTCTAGAACTGATTTTTCTTTCAGAAGCGTTGGAAGCATTCTGTTATTAGTGCGATATCCTTGCTGATACTTTCTGGGTCATCAGATTCATCATCGGCATTATCTTCGCAGCAAGATTTAGCCACAGCTTTGAGTACGTGACGTTTTTGGTAACTTGAGACATAATGATGCCTCTTTTCTTCTTGTTGTTCCTCGTGGGTGTTCAACCTCTCCATGATATCGGCAAAGTCGAGTAACTTGAGAGCTCTCTCCTTTATCATCAGGACAAGTGTATCAAAGGAACTATCCAACGATCTGAGAAACTTCTTCACAACTTCATGATCAGTGATATCCTTGGCACCAAGGCCTTGTAGTTCATTTACAATGTCACTCAATTGATCGAATTGTTGACTGCTTTCATTCCTGAGCCTTTTGAAGTGGTTGAATTTTGCACGAAATGTattgataagtccattttgcatcatgttttcctactgttatttattatGATTTGGGTCATTATTTCACTTTGTGATGCAATCCTAATgccttttctttcttattttttcaagtttcacatgaagagggagattgttggcacctagaattctggacctgaaaaggccACAACAGAGCTAGATATTCTCAACAGCTCCAAATGACCGTAAAATTTgcggagaattattttagaatgtataaaaaaatattggcgaaagaagtaCCGGGAGGGGGCCCACCAGTGAGTCACGagctcagggggcgcgcctagtgagTTCATGGCTCCACCAGCAGGCCTCTggggcccatcttctcctatatgatgctATTTGCCCTAGCAAAAAGATCAAAAGAACACTTACAGGACGAAGTGCCATCTTCTCCTATATAATGCTAttagcaagtacaactattttttttttggtatttcatgttccatatccataactaaagatagaaaacaacttagaatagaaaataaaatcCACTTAATGatagaaaataaaatctacttagtgataaagcgaacaagcacacacgagaatattcaccccatgctattgctccccgggaACGGTGCCAGAaagaggtcttgataacccacaagtataggggatatattataccttttcgataaataagagtgtcgaacccaatgaggaactAAAAGTAGAATTTATAttctcttcaagttctatcgactatcgatacaactctacgcacacttagccTTTGtgttacctagaacaagtatgaaatagaagtactttgtaggtgtaatgctagaactactttgcaagaataaaactgggagtaatttgcaagataataaaagttagttctttagtagaaagctttttgtaacacaagaggaagatttgtccctaggcaatcgctaactaaccggtaatcattattgtaattttatatgagggaaggcatgagctaacatactttccgtacttggatcatatgcacttgtgattggaactctagcaaagcatccgcaactactaaagatcattaaggtgaaacccaatcatagcattaagtagcaagtcctctttactcccatacgcaacaacccccttactcaggtataagtttttgtcactctcgccacccactataagcgaataatgaacgtattgcaacaccctacagcagaaTCCCACACGtgtgcgcgacacggagggcaccataggacagcaccaaaataaaacatacaactcaaaccaatcacaatcatcaatcaACCCACAGGATTCGAatgtactcaaacatcataggatggccatacatcatcggataataatatatagcattaagcaccttgtttaagtagagattatagcgggtagaAGAGGtgctacaccgctgcatagagggggagagttgGTGGTGACGGCGACGAAGttattggtgtagatcgccgtcacagtgtttgccccggcggcactccggtgccaccgggagagagggggagagcccccctccttcttcttcttacttggcctccccctagatgggaggagagtttcccctTGGCCCCCATGGCTCCCAGAGGGCAggagctcctccgagattggatccctcTCTCTGTTCTTTTTAGTTTCACATTCCTGTTTTCTGGCCcctcaccgtttcttaaattccagatatccgtaactccgattgggctgcaAATTTGAGGGGATTTTTTCCCTGATATCATCTTTCttacggcgaaagaagggcaccaaccgccttataggGGCACCACAAGCCTGCCAGGCGCGCCCTCTGGGCTTGCGGTCCCCTCGGGCATTGCCTCGCGTTAATTCTTCTTTccgaaaatcacatatattccaaaataaatctccgtaaatttttatagTGTTTGCACTTTGTTttgtatggatattctgcgaaacaaaaaatatgcaacaaacagaaactggcactggacattgaatcaatatgttagtccccaaattaatataaaatattaccaaaaatatatgaaagttgtagaatattggcatgaaacaataaaaagaattatagatacgacaaagaTGTATCAAGCGTGGGGGCGCGAAGCGCCGGCCATGCGGTCCAGCCATTGGGAGGAGGGAGCGGTCAAGGAACGGCGGGAGAGCACACGGGTGGTGGGGAGAGGGGAGGAGAGGTAGAGGAGGCGGCTAGAGAGGCGTGGAATTTTACTTGGCCGCCGAGCGATGGAGCATAAATAGGGAGGTGGGCACGGCTGATGATAAATTATCCTCTACCAAAGCGGGTTAGGGATCGGCTAGGTGCTGGTTAGAGGAGGGATTTTACTCCTCTTAACAAGTTATTGGGGATCGGTTAGAGTTGCCCTTATACTGGTGCGCTAGGGCACATTGCCCTTTCTGGAGGCGTTGCCATGGTCTTTATCCGAGCCCCTCTTTGAGCATCAGGGAAAATCCCTAGCTCCGGTACTTCGGATCGGATGGCGGTGGCGGCACGACGTGGTTCCCCTTCTTGAAGACGCTATCTTGCTCGCTCACGTAGTCCCCGGTGTTGGAATTGGGGATGTTCGGCGTCCCACTGATTTGGTCTGCTCCTCTAGTTTTAGGCTTGGTGGGCTTAGCTGTATGTTTTTCCTTTTCGGGCTGAGcaccccttctctctctctgctccaACTCCCATGCTCATGCCTCCCTGCGTTCATGTCATGTGTTATCCTGTTTGATATGCAacttttgcgtattcgcgaaaaaacaACGAGGAGATAATAGTTACCTCAACACTTCCATGTTTAACATAAAGAACTAGCCGACCATGAATAATTTGCCTCAAAAAGAGCTAATGACTATGGACAACAAGTTGCAAATTATTGTCGAGTAAGGGGGGAGATACGCTGGGCACGACACAAAACAGAGTGACTCGGTTCACATGCATTCCAACGTTCAAAGCTTCAGCTAAACAAAATTCAAACCATTTTCGAATTTGATAATACTAAGTGGGCTCCAGGTGACGGGCAGATGATGCAAACCCAGATGAAGACAGATAAGAAAGTAGGTTCAGTTGCAAAACAAGAACAACCAGCTGCCTGCCAATTAACAAAGTTGGTTCAGATGAAGAAGATAACAAAGCATTTGCAGTTAACCATGGATAACCAGTTGTAAAACAGAGTCACTCAGTTGGTTCAGAAGAACGAAGTTCACTCATTCACATGCATTCCAACGTTCAAAGCTTCAGCTAAACAAAGTTCAAACCCTTTCGAAGTTCATACTACTACTACGTAGGCTCCAGGGATACTCCATGTTGAAGCCCGATTAATCATTAATGCAGCAGATGCAAACAGACAGTCTAAAACCCATGTGAGGAAGACAACAGAAAAGGAAGCTAAGATAGACATGTTGCCAACTACTCCATAGAACACCATACGGCAGGCCCTTCCAAACTTCTAACTTAGTGATTAAAACGGCGCGTCTCcaagctccaaaatgatccatcttCAATCCTCCGGTAGGCACATGCGCATCCACACCGGCGCAGCGAACCTAGGCAGCATCGTCGACATCCGGCAGGCTGACGAAAACAAGGAGAGCAAGTTAATCACAGCCCAGACTTCAGAACAAGTGAAGAACAGAGACCAACACACCACAGAGACTCACTTGGACAAGGCGAAGTACAGATTGATGGCAAGAAGCGCGAAGCACCTGACGGCGGCCCACGCGTACGAGCGCCGGGAATCCTCCGTCGGCGCCATAACGGCCATCCACGTCAGGAAACAGCCGGTTGTGGTGCTCACGAACACGCAGAACACCAGGAACATGTCGCGGCGGAAGAAGGCACGGAGGCAGGCACGGTCGTCCGGCGTCGTCGAGACAGCCGCCGCCGTGAGCAGCAGCAGCATGGCCAGCACCGGTACCGCTATCTTGACGATCTTGGTCTGCAGAAAAGCAAAGCGTGCAGAGTCAGATGGAGAGATCGAACGAACGCAGAACACGAGATCGATGATGAATACGCATGCAGGAGTTTTAAACCTTGTTCTGGTTCGCTCTCGCAGCTCCTCCGACAGCACCCAGCAGATTGCGGCCTTCAAAGTTCAGATAAGAAACAAGAAGATCAAATCTTTGGCATGACAGGGAAATAGCAGAGCGAGATCATAAAGGCGAAACTTTGCGACTTGCCACTACCCGAACAAAAAGGCCAAGAAAATTAGCGGGAATCAGCGGGAATGCGGCCAGTTGAGCCTTTGCCATGGAAAATCAGCGGGAATGCGGCCAGTTTTAAACTGATGCGAGCGCAGAAGATCTCCAAAAGGAAACAACGGAGAAACAGAAACAAAGAACATTCATCCGGAGATCTCAAACACAAATTTCCAGCGCATTAGAAAGCGGAACAAACTACCAACAGGAAAAAACAACGACGATTAATCAAGAGGGATGGATCTAGATGCTTGCATACCATCCATCTCTCTAGCACCACTCCTTTCCCTAACCACGGAGAGTTTTGGAGATATTGGCGGGGCTCTAGAGGAAACAGCGATGGAGCTTTCTGAATCGAAATTGCCATGGGGTTGGGGTCTACTTTATACGCAGCATACatgtgaggaggaggagcaggtaCACGGTCGTGGCTTGGTCTCCATATCGGTCAAGGTGGTACATGGACGGGTGGCTGCATTTTCAGTCTGGGGGTAGCAGCAGACGCAGCTTTTTCAGAATTCAGTTTCTTCATTTCAGAGCTCAATTGCCACCTTTCTCTTTTCCCATTTCTTACATTGTGAAATTTATCACACACGAGCAATTCAATTAATaatttcttatctttcttttttttgcggggaatcaCTAGTTTCTTATCGGGACAGTAAGATTGGCTGCTTGTTTTTACCTGGTTTTGCTTTTCCAAAAGGAGCATGACGATCCGCACTTCCTCACAAGCGA
This region of Triticum aestivum cultivar Chinese Spring chromosome 2D, IWGSC CS RefSeq v2.1, whole genome shotgun sequence genomic DNA includes:
- the LOC123049064 gene encoding uncharacterized protein; this encodes MDGRNLLGAVGGAARANQNKTKIVKIAVPVLAMLLLLTAAAVSTTPDDRACLRAFFRRDMFLVFCVFVSTTTGCFLTWMAVMAPTEDSRRSYAWAAVRCFALLAINLYFALSNLPDVDDAA